A single Streptomyces sp. 2114.4 DNA region contains:
- a CDS encoding hydrogenase expression protein: MSMWTSLEPAAITVDPGSVASVRLRVRNTGDTVEEYRLRPAGAAAGWTRVEPDVLRLYPGAEGTAQVEFSPPRTSDSAAGPTPFGIRVEPAEHPEIRDVVEGQITVGPFAELRCELVPLAVRGRWRAKAAVAVDNLGNQPLTVSLSGRENGDALTVEPEPTSVQAAPGRAAFANLSIRPGTVSWVGGTSKHPFTLSVQRAGAPEPTELRGTYIQPSVLPRWVMAVCSLLLVAALAFVALWFKAAPTVLTSAKEKPAPAGSKLPQEGKKPDPAASPSDKPSEKPPPAPPPPPPPEEKKPEEEGPKAQTIRSNINGGWYLQANGGSQVDGTQIGQNPEWTGDQFGRNQWWIIHHYAEDNTVALESASAPGSVAQLKPDTNEVELWAADPEQLKTGRLPPHQKWRLADAADGRTRIINLRNQECLTDVQNDKGALSTGCADGPWDRQDWKIAEGP; encoded by the coding sequence GTGAGCATGTGGACTTCCCTGGAACCGGCCGCGATCACCGTCGACCCCGGTTCCGTCGCGAGCGTAAGGCTGCGGGTACGCAACACGGGCGACACCGTCGAGGAGTACCGGCTGCGGCCGGCCGGTGCCGCAGCGGGCTGGACACGGGTGGAGCCCGACGTGCTGCGGCTGTACCCCGGGGCCGAGGGCACGGCGCAGGTCGAATTCTCACCGCCGCGGACGTCCGACTCCGCGGCCGGTCCGACGCCCTTCGGGATACGCGTCGAACCGGCCGAACACCCCGAGATCCGCGATGTCGTCGAAGGACAGATCACGGTCGGGCCGTTCGCCGAACTCCGCTGCGAACTGGTGCCGTTGGCCGTACGCGGCCGCTGGCGGGCCAAAGCGGCGGTTGCCGTCGACAACCTCGGCAACCAGCCGCTGACGGTCTCCCTCTCCGGTCGCGAGAACGGCGACGCCCTCACCGTCGAGCCCGAACCGACCTCGGTCCAGGCAGCTCCGGGCCGCGCCGCCTTTGCGAACCTCAGCATCCGCCCCGGGACGGTCAGTTGGGTAGGCGGCACCAGTAAGCACCCCTTCACCCTCTCCGTGCAGCGTGCCGGAGCGCCGGAACCGACCGAGCTGCGCGGCACCTACATCCAGCCGTCCGTGCTGCCGCGCTGGGTGATGGCGGTCTGCTCGCTGCTGCTCGTGGCGGCACTGGCCTTCGTGGCGCTCTGGTTCAAGGCCGCGCCCACGGTGCTGACGAGCGCGAAGGAGAAGCCGGCCCCGGCCGGGAGCAAGCTCCCGCAGGAGGGCAAGAAGCCCGATCCCGCCGCGTCGCCGTCCGACAAGCCATCGGAAAAGCCCCCGCCCGCGCCTCCGCCGCCGCCCCCGCCCGAGGAGAAGAAGCCCGAGGAGGAGGGCCCGAAGGCGCAGACCATCCGGTCCAACATCAACGGCGGCTGGTACCTCCAGGCCAACGGGGGCAGCCAGGTGGACGGCACACAGATCGGTCAGAACCCCGAGTGGACGGGTGACCAGTTCGGCCGCAACCAGTGGTGGATCATCCACCACTACGCCGAGGACAACACGGTCGCCCTGGAGTCGGCCAGCGCCCCGGGCAGCGTCGCCCAGCTGAAGCCGGACACCAACGAGGTCGAGCTCTGGGCGGCCGACCCGGAGCAGCTGAAGACGGGCAGGCTGCCGCCCCACCAGAAGTGGCGGCTGGCGGACGCGGCCGACGGCCGCACCCGCATCATCAACTTGCGCAACCAGGAGTGCCTGACCGACGTGCAGAACGACAAGGGCGCGCTGTCGACGGGGTGCGCCGACGGGCCCTGGGACCGGCAGGACTGGAAGATCGCCGAAGGGCCGTGA
- a CDS encoding transposase family protein, whose product MESCDEYQRARRGPCPLVYQCRLTLSTRTVNHLADLLRRHLEAIRSRWRILPPGKIAVIVLAVLRHDQRLADMAGGNNVSESTVRRWRDELITLLAAQAPRLDRALKKVTKQGLEVVLIDGTLIATQRRTGKADRRNYYGKHHRHGLHFLALTDERGRLIWISAARQGRTHDNTAARHDRILAHLRAAGLRALADLGFRGLDNDVRDPVIIAGFHASRTHKLTPGCVPCLF is encoded by the coding sequence TTGGAATCGTGTGACGAATACCAAAGAGCACGCCGAGGACCCTGCCCGCTTGTCTACCAGTGCCGACTGACGCTGTCCACGCGCACCGTCAACCACCTCGCCGATCTGCTGCGGCGCCACCTGGAAGCGATCCGGTCCCGGTGGCGGATCCTGCCGCCGGGAAAGATCGCGGTGATCGTCCTGGCCGTGCTGCGACACGACCAGCGCCTGGCCGACATGGCCGGCGGAAACAACGTGTCCGAGTCCACCGTCCGCCGCTGGCGCGACGAGCTGATCACCCTGCTCGCCGCCCAAGCCCCGCGCCTGGACCGAGCCCTGAAGAAGGTCACCAAGCAGGGCCTGGAGGTGGTCCTGATCGACGGCACTCTCATCGCCACCCAGCGTCGCACCGGAAAGGCCGACCGGCGGAACTACTACGGAAAGCACCACCGTCACGGCCTGCACTTCCTCGCCCTGACCGACGAGAGGGGGCGCCTGATCTGGATATCCGCCGCCCGGCAAGGTCGCACCCATGACAACACCGCCGCCCGCCACGACCGCATCCTGGCCCACCTACGCGCCGCCGGCCTTCGGGCGCTGGCAGATCTCGGCTTCCGCGGCCTGGACAACGACGTACGCGATCCCGTGATCATCGCCGGCTTCCACGCCAGCCGCACCCACAAGCTCACCCCCGGTTGCGTGCCCTGCTTGTTCTGA